Proteins encoded by one window of Terriglobia bacterium:
- the rplM gene encoding 50S ribosomal protein L13 has protein sequence MSTHFTKASEINSKWYLIDARGVVLGRLATTVAKLLIGKTKANYVPYLDGGDHVVIVNADKVKITGKKLDQKFYHRFSGYPGGMKSISLKDQLAKHPTRVVEDAVTGMLPKSKLGRAMAKKLRVYAAPSHPHSAQKLEPFLIKP, from the coding sequence ATGTCAACGCATTTTACGAAGGCTTCAGAAATCAATAGCAAGTGGTATTTGATCGATGCCAGGGGGGTAGTGTTGGGTCGTCTGGCCACGACCGTTGCCAAGCTGTTGATAGGTAAGACCAAGGCCAATTATGTCCCGTACCTTGACGGTGGCGACCATGTGGTCATTGTCAACGCAGACAAGGTGAAGATCACCGGGAAAAAGTTGGACCAAAAATTCTATCATCGGTTTTCGGGTTACCCCGGCGGAATGAAATCGATTTCGTTGAAAGACCAGTTGGCCAAGCATCCGACGCGCGTCGTGGAGGATGCCGTTACCGGGATGTTACCCAAATCAAAACTGGGCCGGGCCATGGCGAAGAAGCTGCGTGTGTATGCGGCTCCGTCGCATCCGCACTCGGCACAGAAACTGGAACCCTTTCTCATCAAGCCATAG
- the rpsI gene encoding 30S ribosomal protein S9 encodes MQYYGTGKRKTAVARVFLRPGMGHFKINDLKFEDYFKTETLRKIISQPLQATETAGKFDVLVNVQGGGLSGQADAVQLGISRALLEFNVELRKKLREGGFLTRDARIKERKKYGQKGARKRFQYSKR; translated from the coding sequence GTGCAATATTACGGAACGGGCAAACGCAAAACGGCGGTGGCCCGTGTTTTTTTGCGCCCGGGTATGGGGCACTTCAAGATCAACGACCTGAAATTTGAAGACTACTTCAAGACCGAAACCTTGCGCAAAATTATCAGTCAGCCATTACAAGCGACTGAGACGGCAGGGAAGTTCGATGTATTGGTGAATGTCCAGGGAGGCGGCCTTTCAGGTCAGGCCGACGCCGTGCAATTGGGAATTTCGCGGGCCCTGCTCGAGTTCAACGTCGAATTGCGAAAGAAACTGCGGGAAGGCGGATTCCTGACACGGGACGCGCGGATCAAGGAACGAAAGAAGTACGGGCAGAAGGGCGCCCGGAAACGGTTCCAGTATTCGAAGCGTTAG
- the tsf gene encoding translation elongation factor Ts, with amino-acid sequence MEISAKDVKELRERTGAGMMECKKALVEAQGNIDEAITILRKRGLASAAKKAGRVTSEGLVDVRVASVQGNPVGVIVEVNCETDFVARTDDFKNFVSRVGEHLLQQKAESLDHLLSQKFHAEETKTVQEILLERILQIKENLSIRRFERMELSGQGALGTYIHAGGKIGVLVELGAAGGTNTGGETFQGLVHDVAMHVAASDPKYLSRQHVPSSVLEREKDIARAKVPPGKPAPVVEKIVEGQLAKFYGEVCLLEQPFVKEPGMSLGQWLTQKAPALGGAVEVRRFVRFKAGEGIEKPPDDFAAEVAAQVK; translated from the coding sequence ATGGAGATTTCAGCGAAAGATGTTAAGGAGCTGCGGGAACGGACCGGCGCCGGCATGATGGAATGCAAGAAGGCACTGGTGGAGGCCCAGGGCAACATCGATGAGGCGATCACCATCCTTCGCAAACGGGGGTTGGCCAGCGCCGCCAAGAAGGCAGGGCGCGTCACGTCGGAAGGCCTGGTCGACGTGCGGGTTGCCTCCGTCCAGGGGAACCCGGTCGGAGTCATCGTCGAAGTAAATTGTGAAACCGACTTTGTAGCCCGCACGGATGACTTCAAGAACTTTGTCTCCCGAGTGGGAGAGCATCTCTTGCAGCAAAAAGCAGAATCCCTGGATCACTTGCTCTCACAGAAGTTCCATGCGGAAGAGACAAAGACCGTCCAGGAAATCCTGCTGGAGAGAATTTTGCAGATCAAGGAGAACCTTTCCATCCGCCGCTTTGAACGAATGGAGTTAAGCGGTCAGGGCGCACTGGGAACTTACATCCACGCGGGAGGGAAGATCGGGGTGCTCGTCGAGTTAGGGGCCGCAGGGGGGACCAACACCGGGGGAGAGACATTCCAGGGCCTGGTTCACGATGTGGCCATGCATGTGGCTGCCTCCGATCCCAAGTACCTCAGCCGTCAGCATGTGCCTTCATCGGTTCTGGAGCGCGAAAAAGACATTGCCCGGGCCAAGGTTCCTCCCGGAAAACCAGCCCCGGTGGTCGAAAAGATTGTGGAAGGTCAACTCGCGAAATTTTATGGAGAGGTGTGTCTGTTGGAGCAACCGTTTGTGAAGGAGCCCGGGATGTCGTTGGGGCAGTGGTTGACCCAAAAGGCTCCTGCGCTGGGGGGAGCGGTGGAAGTCCGTCGCTTCGTCCGATTCAAGGCGGGTGAAGGGATTGAAAAGCCCCCTGATGATTTCGCAGCGGAAGTCGCGGCCCAGGTAAAGTAG
- the pyrH gene encoding UMP kinase, translating to MRNPQVKYKRVLLKLSGEALMGRQGYGVDPLVATSIAEQVKEVHRLGVELSIVIGGGNIFRGVAASARGMDRVSGDVMGMLATMINAIALQDALEKVGVITRVMSAIEMREVAEPFIRRRALRHLEKRRVVIFAAGTGNPYFSTDTAAALRAMEIKAEVILKATRVDGIYDSDPLKNRRAKMFREISYIDVLKKGLAVMDTTAISLCMDNKLPIIVFNLLKRGNIKRTVMGATVGTTVHL from the coding sequence ATGAGAAACCCTCAAGTCAAGTACAAGAGAGTCCTGCTGAAATTGAGCGGGGAGGCCCTGATGGGCCGACAGGGTTACGGGGTTGACCCGCTCGTGGCGACCAGTATTGCGGAACAGGTCAAAGAGGTCCACAGACTCGGTGTGGAATTGAGTATCGTGATCGGCGGCGGCAACATTTTCCGGGGGGTGGCGGCGAGCGCCCGGGGCATGGACCGGGTCTCCGGGGATGTGATGGGGATGCTGGCAACCATGATTAATGCAATTGCGCTCCAGGATGCCCTCGAAAAAGTGGGCGTCATTACCCGAGTCATGTCGGCGATTGAGATGCGCGAGGTAGCTGAACCCTTCATTCGCCGGCGGGCCCTGCGTCATTTGGAAAAAAGACGCGTGGTGATCTTTGCCGCGGGAACGGGGAACCCTTACTTCTCGACCGACACAGCGGCCGCCTTGCGGGCCATGGAGATCAAGGCAGAGGTGATCTTGAAGGCGACCCGGGTGGACGGCATCTACGACAGCGACCCTTTAAAGAACCGCCGTGCCAAGATGTTCCGTGAGATCTCCTACATTGACGTCCTCAAGAAGGGGCTGGCCGTCATGGATACGACGGCGATTTCGTTGTGTATGGATAATAAGTTGCCGATTATCGTCTTTAATCTGCTCAAGCGGGGCAACATCAAGAGAACGGTGATGGGGGCAACGGTGGGAACCACCGTCCATCTCTAA
- the rpsB gene encoding 30S ribosomal protein S2, which translates to MIQVTMKELLEAGVHFGHQTRRWNPKMKEYIFGERNGIYIIDLQKTLKMFKEALQSITELAAQGKIILYVGTKRQAQDAIAEEAQRCGMYFVNQRWLGGLLTNFATIQRSIKRLKDLEAMKADGSYELRSKKEVARLERERLALEKNLSGIKNMPRLPDALFVVDSGKEEIAILEARKLSIPVFSIVDTNCNPDVIDYIIPGNDDALRAIRLFTQKVADAILEGQQFRLAQEAEAEKVAQEQATTDGTGEVGVPAEAAMKTETATAGGESPTVGPGGSEGTGGLDEAGRKRRPRRPRPLTQSSTVR; encoded by the coding sequence TTGATTCAAGTCACAATGAAGGAACTGCTCGAGGCAGGCGTTCACTTCGGGCATCAAACGAGACGCTGGAACCCGAAAATGAAGGAATACATTTTCGGGGAGCGGAACGGGATTTACATCATTGATCTGCAAAAGACGCTCAAGATGTTCAAGGAAGCGCTGCAGTCCATTACCGAATTGGCGGCCCAGGGAAAGATTATTCTATACGTGGGAACCAAGCGGCAGGCCCAGGATGCCATTGCGGAGGAAGCGCAGCGCTGTGGCATGTATTTCGTGAATCAACGCTGGTTGGGGGGCTTGTTGACCAATTTTGCCACCATTCAGCGGTCCATCAAGCGGCTGAAGGATTTGGAGGCCATGAAGGCCGACGGGAGTTATGAACTTCGCTCCAAGAAGGAAGTAGCGAGACTGGAACGGGAACGATTAGCATTGGAGAAGAATCTCTCCGGCATTAAGAATATGCCCCGGCTGCCCGACGCCCTCTTTGTGGTTGACTCCGGGAAGGAAGAGATTGCAATCTTGGAAGCCCGGAAGCTGTCCATCCCGGTTTTCAGCATCGTCGACACCAACTGCAACCCGGATGTTATCGACTATATCATTCCGGGCAATGATGACGCCCTTCGCGCCATTCGGCTGTTCACGCAGAAGGTGGCCGATGCGATCCTCGAAGGGCAACAATTCCGTCTGGCCCAGGAGGCGGAAGCTGAAAAGGTGGCTCAAGAGCAGGCCACCACGGATGGAACGGGTGAAGTCGGTGTCCCGGCTGAAGCCGCTATGAAGACGGAGACTGCGACGGCGGGGGGTGAAAGTCCCACGGTCGGCCCGGGAGGTTCGGAGGGAACCGGCGGACTCGACGAAGCAGGCCGCAAGCGCCGGCCACGAAGGCCCCGACCCTTGACACAATCTTCGACGGTTCGCTGA